A part of Magnetospirillum sp. ME-1 genomic DNA contains:
- a CDS encoding branched-chain amino acid ABC transporter substrate-binding protein: MGRIGITGISLAAALLVTSAARADITIGVAGPLSGSEAAFGEQFKRGAMKAIEDINAKGGVLGQKLALAMGDDACDPKQAVAVANEMAAKKVPFVAGHFCSGSSIPASEVYAETGILQISPASTNPKFTERGLPNVFRTCGRDDQQGVIAAEYIAKHMKGKVVAIVHDKSAYGKGLADQTRDALGKNGIKEAVYEAISAGEKDYSALVTKLKAAKVDLLYFGGYKTEAGLIVRQLRDQGMQTRLMGGDALVTEEYWAITGAAGEGTMMTFSPDPRKNPANADLVKYYRAQKYEPEAYTLYTYGTIQAWAQAAEKAKSTDWKKVAAVLKADKFDTAIGKIGFDAKGDVAAPGYVMYVWKGGKYDYAD, encoded by the coding sequence ATGGGCAGGATCGGGATTACGGGGATCAGTCTGGCGGCGGCATTGCTGGTAACGAGCGCGGCGCGGGCCGACATCACCATCGGCGTGGCCGGGCCGCTGTCGGGCAGCGAGGCCGCCTTCGGCGAGCAGTTCAAGCGCGGCGCCATGAAGGCCATCGAGGACATCAACGCCAAGGGCGGCGTCCTGGGCCAGAAGCTGGCCCTGGCCATGGGCGACGACGCCTGCGATCCCAAGCAGGCGGTGGCGGTGGCCAACGAAATGGCTGCCAAGAAGGTGCCCTTCGTCGCCGGCCACTTCTGCTCGGGCTCGTCCATTCCGGCGTCGGAAGTCTATGCCGAGACCGGCATCCTGCAGATCTCGCCGGCCTCGACCAATCCGAAGTTCACCGAACGCGGCCTGCCCAACGTGTTCCGCACCTGCGGCCGCGACGACCAGCAGGGCGTCATCGCCGCCGAATACATCGCCAAGCACATGAAGGGCAAGGTGGTGGCCATCGTTCACGACAAGTCGGCCTACGGCAAGGGCCTGGCCGACCAGACCCGTGACGCGCTGGGCAAGAACGGCATCAAGGAAGCGGTGTACGAGGCCATCTCGGCCGGCGAGAAGGACTATTCCGCCCTGGTCACCAAGCTGAAGGCGGCCAAGGTCGATCTGCTGTATTTCGGCGGCTACAAGACCGAGGCGGGCCTGATCGTCCGCCAGCTGCGCGACCAGGGGATGCAGACCCGGCTGATGGGCGGCGACGCCCTGGTGACCGAGGAATACTGGGCCATCACCGGGGCCGCCGGCGAGGGCACCATGATGACCTTCAGCCCCGACCCCCGCAAAAACCCGGCCAACGCCGATCTGGTCAAGTACTACCGCGCCCAGAAATACGAGCCCGAGGCCTATACGCTGTACACCTACGGCACCATCCAGGCCTGGGCCCAGGCCGCCGAAAAGGCCAAGTCCACCGACTGGAAGAAAGTGGCCGCCGTGCTCAAGGCCGACAAGTTCGACACCGCCATCGGCAAGATCGGCTTCGACGCCAAGGGTGACGTCGCCGCTCCCGGCTATGTCATGTATGTTTGGAAGGGCGGCA